A stretch of Candidatus Krumholzibacteriia bacterium DNA encodes these proteins:
- a CDS encoding DNA-binding protein: MAQLLVRNLDDAIVRALKERAARNRRSAEAEHREILRHVLLDRDPAEPDLKEVLLDGPEIPDESMAFFERRREYPRDIDLS; the protein is encoded by the coding sequence GTGGCCCAGCTTCTCGTCCGCAATCTCGACGACGCCATCGTGCGTGCCCTGAAGGAACGTGCGGCGCGGAACCGGCGTTCGGCCGAGGCCGAGCATCGGGAGATCCTTCGGCACGTCCTGCTCGATCGAGACCCGGCGGAGCCGGACCTCAAGGAGGTCCTGCTCGATGGGCCCGAGATCCCCGACGAGTCCATGGCGTTCTTCGAGCGCCGCAGGGAGTACCCGCGCGACATCGATCTGTCGTGA
- a CDS encoding type II toxin-antitoxin system VapC family toxin: MKYLLDTNVVSELRREARAHPAARAWLENVDSDALHLSVLVIAELRVGVEQVARHDPTTGRRLEAWLDRVKRACRGRIYEIDRATAERWARLSVPDPLPFVDGMLAATALEHDLTLVTCNTKDVERTGVTLLNPFSSS, translated from the coding sequence GTGAAGTACCTGCTGGACACGAACGTCGTGTCCGAACTCCGCCGAGAGGCGCGCGCTCACCCCGCCGCGCGCGCCTGGCTGGAGAACGTCGACAGCGACGCACTCCATCTCAGCGTCCTGGTCATCGCCGAACTGCGGGTCGGCGTCGAGCAGGTGGCGCGTCACGACCCGACGACCGGTCGACGTCTCGAGGCGTGGCTCGACCGCGTCAAGAGGGCCTGTCGGGGGCGGATCTACGAAATCGATCGGGCGACCGCGGAGCGCTGGGCTCGCCTGTCGGTGCCCGACCCGCTGCCCTTCGTCGACGGCATGCTCGCCGCCACCGCGCTCGAGCACGACCTGACGCTCGTCACGTGCAACACGAAGGACGTCGAGCGAACGGGCGTGACGCTGCTGAATCCGTTCTCGTCGAGCTGA
- a CDS encoding acyl-CoA dehydrogenase family protein, whose protein sequence is MGKTSPFLASAAEVEAAPALRYAGRFMSTCSAGSDRPWTYPAMANCCAGDVALKITTDAVQVFGGRGQMHDDSTEKYVRDAGITEIHEGTSQIQ, encoded by the coding sequence ATGGGGAAGACGTCCCCGTTTCTCGCGTCCGCTGCGGAGGTCGAGGCCGCGCCTGCGTTGCGCTACGCGGGGCGTTTCATGTCGACATGCAGCGCAGGGAGCGACCGACCATGGACCTACCCGGCCATGGCCAATTGCTGCGCCGGCGACGTCGCGCTGAAGATCACCACCGATGCCGTCCAGGTGTTCGGTGGTCGCGGCCAGATGCACGACGACTCGACCGAGAAGTACGTGCGCGATGCGGGGATCACGGAGATCCACGAGGGCACCAGCCAGATCCAGTGA
- a CDS encoding FlgD immunoglobulin-like domain containing protein — MRIALASLVLLVLPSIVFGPSGAVAQSEWHDEWQFFPRPSFPHSVHDAVLLDDQLVVGGFFTSVHDVAARSVARWNGRAWEALGAGANGRVNALAVYGGDLVNAHDSGGDAYVARFDGGAWHALGTFEDTGGSASIVDVLVIGSTLYVGGRFDRIDGVDVPRGLAAFDGTSWSAVGSGPGDDVTALGVWQGDLVVAGDFTVTGGGVADHIARWTGSQWTAIGGGTPSAARCLIEFAGELWAGLRSSSGVSDGALVRRFDGQAWAGADNGFESLFDRFLSPASVIVLDFAVFDGQLHVGGTFGTGFTSPGPIAGRWNGTAWERLGTFGGYAEDFAPAWEVNVLVPWADRLVLAGLFPRTEDRSIENIVAWTGSTFERVADDELGTDAGVTTIALADDGVVVGGRFDEAGSVATGPIARWDGFRWHPYGFVPTQRLDGTVVDVLVDETELVVVGFFRFPDGTEDLVGRWDGTAWSPLGEQQFNTSSATAVIRFEGDVVVAANGVHRWTGSSWERLGAPLPSDPVVFDLVEYDGQLHALGALDFFTPSPRIGVFRYESASGTWTSIAPDGTAAGGWAAVGAVHDGELLVGGTLEGVGDLSSPGLVAWDGSSWSARTTSMDRGVLAIASTARGLIIGGDFREIDGEAIRAVARHDPVGGWVDVEGSPSARVGALLPRLGSVWMGGDFLGTADGSSEGVIVWHPILATGVDGPITPRVSGVESVFPNPFNPQTTVRLAISRAGTASVEIFDVRGRRVRTLLDGAVEAGRHDLVWNGTDDHGRTVSSGVYFVRAVHPDGVDRHRVSLVK, encoded by the coding sequence ATGCGTATCGCCCTCGCGTCGCTCGTCCTTCTCGTCCTACCGTCGATCGTCTTCGGCCCTTCGGGGGCTGTGGCCCAGTCCGAATGGCACGACGAATGGCAGTTCTTTCCGCGTCCCTCCTTCCCGCACTCCGTCCACGACGCCGTCCTCCTCGACGACCAGCTCGTGGTCGGCGGATTCTTCACGTCGGTCCACGATGTCGCGGCGCGGTCGGTCGCCCGTTGGAACGGTCGCGCGTGGGAAGCGCTGGGCGCCGGTGCGAACGGTCGCGTGAACGCCCTCGCCGTGTACGGCGGTGACCTCGTCAACGCCCACGACTCCGGCGGCGATGCCTACGTCGCGCGCTTCGACGGAGGGGCGTGGCACGCACTGGGCACCTTCGAGGACACCGGCGGTTCGGCCTCGATCGTCGACGTGCTCGTGATCGGCTCGACGCTCTACGTGGGCGGGCGCTTCGATCGCATCGACGGTGTGGACGTTCCGCGTGGACTGGCCGCGTTCGACGGCACGTCGTGGTCGGCCGTCGGCTCCGGACCGGGGGACGACGTCACGGCGCTCGGCGTGTGGCAGGGTGACCTGGTCGTCGCCGGGGACTTCACCGTAACCGGCGGTGGCGTGGCCGATCACATCGCGCGCTGGACGGGCTCGCAGTGGACGGCGATCGGTGGGGGCACCCCGAGCGCGGCCCGCTGCCTGATCGAGTTCGCGGGCGAACTCTGGGCCGGGTTGCGGAGTTCGAGCGGAGTCAGCGACGGTGCGCTCGTCCGCCGCTTCGACGGGCAGGCCTGGGCGGGCGCCGACAACGGTTTCGAGAGTCTCTTCGATCGCTTCCTCTCCCCGGCGTCGGTCATCGTACTCGACTTCGCGGTCTTCGACGGCCAGCTGCACGTCGGCGGAACCTTCGGCACCGGCTTCACCAGTCCCGGCCCGATCGCCGGACGCTGGAACGGAACCGCGTGGGAACGTCTGGGCACCTTCGGCGGCTACGCCGAGGACTTCGCCCCGGCCTGGGAGGTGAACGTGCTCGTGCCCTGGGCCGATCGTCTCGTCCTGGCCGGCCTCTTCCCACGCACCGAGGACCGCTCGATCGAGAACATCGTCGCGTGGACGGGCAGCACCTTCGAGCGCGTCGCCGACGACGAACTCGGCACGGACGCCGGTGTGACCACCATCGCACTGGCCGACGACGGGGTCGTGGTCGGCGGTCGCTTCGACGAAGCCGGTTCCGTCGCGACGGGTCCGATCGCGCGGTGGGACGGTTTCCGCTGGCACCCGTACGGCTTCGTGCCGACGCAGCGGCTCGACGGAACCGTCGTGGACGTGCTCGTCGACGAGACCGAACTCGTCGTCGTCGGGTTCTTCCGGTTCCCGGATGGAACCGAAGACCTCGTCGGTCGCTGGGACGGCACGGCGTGGTCGCCACTCGGCGAACAGCAGTTCAACACGAGCAGCGCCACGGCGGTGATCCGTTTCGAGGGAGACGTGGTGGTCGCCGCCAACGGGGTCCACCGTTGGACCGGTTCGAGCTGGGAACGGCTGGGCGCGCCCCTGCCGTCGGATCCGGTCGTCTTCGATCTCGTCGAGTACGACGGACAGCTCCATGCCCTGGGCGCGCTCGACTTCTTCACTCCGTCGCCACGGATCGGCGTGTTCCGCTACGAATCCGCGAGCGGCACCTGGACGTCGATCGCCCCCGACGGCACGGCGGCCGGTGGATGGGCCGCCGTCGGCGCGGTCCACGACGGCGAGCTCCTGGTCGGGGGGACGCTCGAGGGCGTCGGCGATCTGTCGTCGCCCGGCCTGGTGGCCTGGGACGGCAGCTCGTGGTCGGCCCGCACCACGTCCATGGATCGCGGCGTGCTGGCGATCGCGTCGACTGCGCGCGGCCTGATCATCGGCGGCGACTTCCGCGAGATCGACGGCGAGGCCATTCGCGCGGTCGCCCGTCACGACCCCGTGGGCGGTTGGGTCGACGTCGAGGGGTCGCCGTCGGCCCGCGTCGGCGCGCTGTTGCCGCGCCTGGGCAGCGTCTGGATGGGCGGCGACTTCCTCGGCACGGCCGACGGGTCGAGCGAGGGCGTGATCGTCTGGCATCCGATCCTCGCCACGGGTGTCGACGGTCCGATCACACCGCGGGTGTCGGGCGTCGAATCCGTCTTCCCCAATCCCTTCAATCCGCAGACGACGGTACGTCTGGCGATCAGCCGGGCCGGCACGGCGTCGGTCGAGATCTTCGACGTGCGCGGACGTCGGGTGCGCACGCTGCTCGACGGCGCGGTCGAAGCCGGTCGCCACGACCTGGTGTGGAACGGGACCGACGACCACGGCCGGACGGTGTCGAGCGGGGTGTACTTCGTGCGGGCGGTGCATCCGGACGGGGTCGATCGACACCGCGTCTCGTTGGTCAAATGA
- a CDS encoding N-acyl homoserine lactonase family protein: MKIHAIETGRVRITERWREGEGTGMRRLLNTWFDKAMTDWLPVHVWLIEHPEGLIAVDTGIPADANKPRYFPPFMPLVQRAAVFDIAPEEEIGPQMRTRGLAPEDVRWVVLTHLHQDHDGGLHHFPNAEFLVSRAEWAVATGFKGRMNGYLNQRWPRGFAPTLVDFEDGPLGPFPRHTSLTRAGDVKLVPTPGHSPGHLSVLLEEGETTIMFAGDASYTEDHLVRMVADGIGTDLEAEIETHRRILAHAAQRPTVYLPSHDPDASRRLADRTTLDPRGKAPAVAVTQDVGIVEPAPESAMHDLRGTVI, translated from the coding sequence ATGAAGATCCATGCCATCGAGACAGGACGCGTCCGCATCACCGAGCGCTGGCGGGAGGGCGAGGGCACCGGGATGCGCCGCCTTCTGAACACCTGGTTCGACAAGGCCATGACCGACTGGTTGCCGGTCCATGTCTGGTTGATCGAACACCCCGAGGGCCTCATCGCCGTCGATACCGGCATTCCGGCCGATGCCAACAAGCCGCGGTATTTTCCACCCTTCATGCCGCTCGTCCAGCGGGCGGCCGTCTTCGACATCGCGCCGGAGGAGGAGATCGGCCCGCAGATGCGGACGCGCGGCCTCGCGCCGGAAGACGTGCGCTGGGTGGTCCTGACGCATCTGCATCAGGACCACGACGGCGGACTGCATCATTTCCCGAACGCCGAATTCCTCGTCTCGCGGGCGGAGTGGGCCGTCGCGACCGGGTTCAAGGGCCGCATGAACGGCTACCTCAACCAGCGCTGGCCGCGCGGTTTCGCGCCCACGCTCGTCGATTTCGAGGACGGCCCCCTTGGCCCCTTCCCGCGCCATACCAGCCTCACCCGTGCGGGCGACGTGAAGCTCGTGCCGACGCCGGGCCACTCGCCCGGGCACCTGTCGGTGCTTCTGGAGGAGGGCGAGACCACCATCATGTTCGCCGGCGACGCCTCCTACACCGAGGATCACCTGGTCCGGATGGTGGCCGACGGCATCGGCACCGATCTCGAGGCCGAGATCGAGACGCACCGCCGGATCCTCGCCCATGCCGCGCAGCGTCCGACGGTCTACCTACCCAGCCACGATCCCGACGCCTCCCGTCGCCTGGCCGACCGGACCACCCTCGACCCGCGAGGCAAGGCCCCCGCGGTTGCGGTGACCCAGGACGTCGGCATCGTCGAACCGGCACCGGAATCCGCGATGCACGATCTTCGAGGCACCGTCATTTGA